In the genome of Oryzias melastigma strain HK-1 linkage group LG4, ASM292280v2, whole genome shotgun sequence, the window aaataattccAAGTAAGAAATaaccataatatatatatatataaaaagaacactttagcactaaaaaaaaatcaagatagGGAATTATTCATTAACGAAAAAGCACAAATTGTTCCAGTGTTATTTGCCCTGGATgtattaatctttttaaaatccactttatcattaaaaacttcgAATCTGGGAGTAACTTTTGTTTCTCTACATTTATGTATGTAAAATTTAGATTGGAGGAGTTACAAATTTATACTACTTTATAcctttttttcatcagttttaatATGTGAGAATTTGTTTGAAATGTATtataatattaatgttttatttagtatttatgAAACTTTCTAATTGGATCCAGAGTTCAGGAGAGAATTTACAGTGGTAGAAAAGCTGAAGAACCGATTCAgggaaatcatgaaaaaaatagtttttttctatatCTGAGAATTTGGATATTAGTGCTGccaaaaatcattattttaatacttgacaattttttctgattggtcatgcacaaactggatgtaaagcacacatcctaatcatcattagctttaaactaactaaacactagatatataacattacctgagataattctagtgtgaatgctttaagctgaatttggccactgaagatgctgaaattaatggcTAAAAGCGTgaaagctgatggctgaaaatactgaagctgatagacagctaaaatattagttaaaagccaaattagcctaaaaaacttgaaaaaaaggccaaaacagctagcatgcagctgaaatattaactcaaaaatagcctaaaaaacattaataaatgcaaaaatagtccaaaaagctagacaGCACAAagactccatgtaatataaagtaacaactaatcaactattaaattagtcgtcgactattttaataatagGTTAGCCATAAAATCGTAGCAGCCCTATTGGATATATACATGTTTGTGGGTTAaattttatgtgtattttttagtgtatttcattcattttgttatttatacaAAATGTATCCGGTAGTAATCATACTTTCTTCCAATTGATATAATTTAAGTTTCAATAAATTTCTCCTTATGCTAATCCTAATAAAGAAACAGAGAGGAGGGGCGTTCCGGCTTCACTTCctgttacagttttaatctgTAAATTCATATTAGACTGACAAAGTAATAGAGTAGAATATTTCCATTTACTTAAAGCACCACAGTTTAATGTGCTTGTATTTAagtctattctttttttatgattttcagaataagagcCTTGTAAGTTGTTTGTAAAGCTGCTACTTTCCCCCTAAAATGATCAATGACTGAATAAATAACTGAGTCCTAGAATATGTGTAGTAcaagagtctgcaaccttcaaagATTAAAGAGCCGTTTTCTCAATTTCACACGGAAAACATCCCAACAGGAACCACAAAGTCTTTTTCGCTTTTCAGGAAAATAAGAcactaatttgtttttatattaatgttactattatgatagatatttaaaaaaatatttttagcaaaataaatccaaaaattttttttcaaaacttgaaatagtttataatttttgtcagatttcacatgatttcctttcaaaataagacatcctgTGTTACATAAGTTCATCTTAATGCAAAAATATCACTAGATTTTCAGAGTTCAGGCAAAAATGTTCACCTCTAATGATCTAAATCAGagataattcagtttttttttcttttttttttacaaacgcttaaaatccttaaatattTTGCTTCTGATGGGTAATATACTTCAACTGCTTGTAAATGAGTTgaatcagttttgtttttttggttttttacagttatactttttaaaaatgttgtattttcctttaaccagagagccaagAGAGGGTTCgtagtcacatgtggctctggagccgcaggttgcagacccctggtgtagCACTTCAGGACACGTTTACCAGCAATATTCCCattatggaggacaaatataaagaaaattaatctaaaacGAAATggttctttattcaaattattgtgaatcaggagcagaaaaatgcAATCTGTTGGGGCTGTGAGCTAGTAAGAGAGAATGTAAGCAAACAATCCCCTCACAACTGAATTTctaatgccgctctgcagaagctatgtcctaaaaatgacacattcttttttattttgtctaaaaacagcacaagaccactggggacgctttgagaatagatcaaaagatgaaacGGAGGAAAAAGCTCTCATGCTTTGTTGTTGTGTCTGGATTCAAATCTTAACTAGTTTGTTTAAACTGTGTGGCTCCGTAAAGTGAGTAATAAAGGTCGGAGGTGGTCGGGTTTGTAGCTTTGCTTTGGCTAAAGCTCGTCACTGTTGTGGGAAACTTGTTTAGCCAGCAGTGCTGCAGTGGAGGTTCACTCTGAGCGCTCTAATGGTGCTTTTAGTTTGTTGCCCTTCCAGTTCTTACACCTGCTAATGGGGTATTTTCTAAGTGGATGAACATGAGAGATGTTCACTGACAGATGAAGTCTTTCCGGCTCTCCCTTCATCATTGTCCTTCCTGTTTAACTGTTAGAGGCCGCAGGGCCAACGAATCCTGAGCCGACTAAAGTCCGCTTCCTTTCCTCCATTTTGCCTCCCAGGCTGAGGGCGATGTAGCAGCTCTGAACCGTAGGATCcagctggtggaggaggagttGGACCGCGCCCAGGAGAGGCTGGCCACAGCGCTGCAGAAGCTGGAGGAGGCGGAGAAGGCTGCAGACGAGAGCGAGAGGTCAGCATTTCTTCTAGCCGGGTTATTAATGAAAGTGGACTTTGAAATCAATATGGCGGCTCCTCCCGACCTTCCAGAGGGATGAAAGTGATAGAGAACAGAGCGATGAAGGACGAGGAGAAGATGGAGATCCAGGAAATGCAGCTGAAGGAGGCCAAACACATCGCAGAGGAGGCCGACCGCAAATACGAGGAGGTGAGTCTTTGTTAGTGAGAGGCGCCTCACACCTGCTTCACCTGCCGTGACGTTGATGCCGCTTCCCTCAGGTGGCTCGTAAGCTGGTGATTTTGGAGGGAGACTTGGAGCGGGCTGAGGAACGGGCCGAGGTCTCAGAAAGGTAAACGCACAAATGCATCAAAACAAGAACACACAACTGCACCACAACTCCCACCTGCTGTTCGTACATTAAAGCCTCTGTGTCTGTTTGCAGTAAAGCCAGCgacctggaggaggagcttaaGAATGTGACCAACAACCTCAAGTCCTTAGAGGCCCAAGCTGAGAAGGTGAAGCTGGAGCAAAATATAGTTTTCATACATTTCACAATTATATAAACACTTAATATAAACTGCTAAATTGTTGATGGGTTTTTAGAAGAACGCCAGTTTTATTCGGTGCGTTCACACTGCGTGGCGAGGGCGTCCAGTTGCGACATCAAAGCACAGACACAATCATGGGCCAACGTTGGGCACGGCGCCACTCTAGTGGCAGCGTGTTTTGAAGGtttctttggaaaaaacatttacctCAACCAATCTGGGACTCGCCTTAGACCTGTGACatggtgatgatgtcatcagattCTCCACCATGTTGGTCTTGGACTCCACCTGCTGATGACATCAgaccttaaaaaactgaagaaccCTCATATTACTGTCccccaattttaaaaaatgtttctctccTGGACTAACACAGGACAAAAagtcgtcaaactgggtcacaaacagatggaagtaccgctgaaaacGCCATCATTCAGATAATAGCTGCGAActtctgaatgatctcatgaactcCGACATGGAGACGCAATTACCAGCGTTTCTATAGAATTCTTCAggataaataaacctgatctctcagcaTCATCTGCATCTAAGTttttgacagtagctcctcccactgcatATATTTTACATAGAGGAATATCATGATATCAATGGTTTTatgtcacaataacaatatatatcatgaataaagtttattttcagttattctataaaacaaaaatggacaaatgtcattatttactttttctctgactttatttttacgAGTAACATATAACTGAAACGTCACAAATAAGAAACATTTACACAACGGTTTCACGTTTCTTaccaggaaaacacatttttgcacaaaagttcatcaataaaaacaattgaaacaaaataagacaaatggCAGGACAGACAACTTTCTATCGCCCACGTTTTGTATCGTGTAGGGGTGTCAAATGGAGTTAATCCCAATTAATTAATTACGGATATTTATctcattatttatgtatttttattgcgTTAATCTAATTTCAGCATCGCACAGATGCTACCTCCATGAAGctgttcatgtctgataatgcgTATCTGGAAGTGCATTATCACTCTGTGgttgtttatgaaaaaataattactaaaTCCAGTAGACCTAAACACTACATCACGATTTTGTCGTTATCGCAATATTAGCCTGTGCAAACGCGTATcgaaaaagtaataaatgtttatagatacaaaaacaatcttttagcTGCTTGATGTATGTAACAAATAGAgtcattttcacatttgaacCAATCCGATGGACCTGTTTTATGTTGGACAAATTTAAGTTCTGTTTGATTCATGTAAATAAAACcgatgcagtgaaatggaaatgacgCATTAGTTGTTTTACGACTTGGTCATGTATCGCAGGTCATATCGGCATTGCAATATGGGTCAGTCATGGGGGAGATCACACGTTCTTCTAATATCGTTCATTATTAAAACATCAatcatgttatatttttaattttagatacattttgaCAAAAGCAGACTATTTAAAACTTGATGCGtcgcgttgtcatggtaacagcttcaCCGTCTGCTCTCACTTTTTCCTCTCAGAGGAAAGCGATCATTAGaggttaaacaaaaacatcatcGAAAGGGAAAGttctttttgtccagatgatgaagcaaaagttttgtttcaaattcataaattctCTTGTGTCTCATTTCCTCCTTCAATTCTCTTCTTTATTTCTCTTCTgtcttcaaaatgttcaaattgaCCACACAAGTTgaaggaaactataaaatcactctTCTTTTCTGCGGTTTTGCTCTTGGAATAAACTCTGGAATAAAGTAGGTATTATGGTATTACcgtcaatattttttggattgtttaTATTCTTCATGAGAACTCTGGATCtgatggtttttgtttgttttttctttaaaaaaaacttgataaatccacattttaagtcatattttgaCCTTTTAGTGCACCAAAATGAGTTTTCACAgcagtttttaggttaaaaatgtttgcgattaaaatagattaattaattacagttcacgattgattaattaattgctcaaaaaataaatgtcataacAGCTCTAATTCTACATGGATAACTCCTTTTACTAACACAAACCTGTTAAccaaggggggggggggtcagaaATGTGATCCTGAGGATCTGGGGTGGGGATCTGCCAGACCTTCAGTGAGGATCACCTTTAGCGATCTTCCTCCTTCCTGGGGGACGTCCTCTGGAATGATCGTTCTGATGCTGCGTTACTGTGCAGCCGAGTACCTCTGTGTACACACAAACAGGTGGAGTGGTCCGACGGCTAACCTCCTGAGCCGTTTCTGCTTGAGCGATCGGCCGCCGGCGCTGCCGCCTGCTGGGTTAATGGCTGCGTAAGGTGTGTCCGCCTTTGTGAAGTGCAGCGGAGGTGCATTCTTCTGGTCTTGCTTCATTCTTTCCAGGCACAGACATGCAGCGCGGCAGCATGCCAGCGTAATGGCAGCAGTACTTTCCCTCACGCTGCgcgatgaggatgatgatgatgatgatgatgatgctttGTTCAGCCTGACAGGACAGGGGCGGCATCGGAGTAAAACCCGTTCCCAGAACGAGCCAACGCCCGTTTCCTCAAAGAGTttcacttttaaacatttttttttttacatttttaattaagtttggTTGATGTAAATATGAAAGCGTGTCTGCTGCTGCAACTGATGGTTATTTTTCTGTCAACAGTACTCAGAAAAAGAGGACAAGTACGAGGAGGAGATCAAAGTTTTGACTGACAAACTGAAGGAGGTGAGATCTTAATGtcatgatttgtttttctgtgaaacATTAAAGTAGCGTCATGTTGTATTTGGAGGTTCAgatgtgtctgaattccctcactactcctCTCAAAGACACGATGGAGTTCAGGATGATTCATTATCattaaaaattgtcttttattaaacattcatgcagatttttctgataatggaggacatatattaagaaaattaagagtaaaacttaatttctgagtatttctttatgcaaCTTGTTTTGAATCCGGAGTAGacgaaaaaatactttttaaaaacatcgtATTTATGATACTAGGGCTGAGTATAGATTATAAATTCCAGAAACATAGGAGCCTGAAtggattctgatttttttttttttttttttcgattcttcatttcaattttgagtttatatatttatacaaattttttttagaaatacattaataatctactgtatgatttgaatatattcattttaatctgatactgttcacatactgtaaaatgtatcggtgaaataatgagattgttaatagtaataaatatttatttctatagcacctttcccagataaaaaatcacaaagttcttcaatatcaTACAGAGGttcatggattctctaaagcagaagttctaacaaaatgttcagatcattaacattgtaaacattgttctgcttctcct includes:
- the tpm4a gene encoding tropomyosin alpha-4 chain isoform X4, whose amino-acid sequence is MAGVNSLDAVKRKIQCLQQQADEAEDRAESLQKELDSERELREKAEGDVAALNRRIQLVEEELDRAQERLATALQKLEEAEKAADESERGMKVIENRAMKDEEKMEIQEMQLKEAKHIAEEADRKYEEVARKLVILEGDLERAEERAEVSESKASDLEEELKNVTNNLKSLEAQAEKYSEKEDKYEEEIKVLTDKLKEAETRAEFAERTVTKLEKTIDDLEDELYAQKLKYKAISEELDHALNDMTSL
- the tpm4a gene encoding tropomyosin alpha-4 chain isoform X3 translates to MAGVNSLDAVKRKIQCLQQQADEAEDRAESLQKELDSERELREKAEGDVAALNRRIQLVEEELDRAQERLATALQKLEEAEKAADESERGMKVIENRAMKDEEKMEIQEMQLKEAKHIAEEADRKYEEVARKLVILEGDLERAEERAEVSESKASDLEEELKNVTNNLKSLEAQAEKYSEKEDKYEEEIKVLTDKLKEAETRAEFAERTVTKLEKTIDDLEEKLSRAKEENVGMHQVLDQTLQELNSL
- the tpm4a gene encoding tropomyosin alpha-1 chain isoform X2, with amino-acid sequence MEAIKKKMQMLKLDKENAIDRAEQAETDKKAAEDKCKQLEDELLDLQKKLKQTEDELDKFSEGLKDAQEKLELSEKKAADAEGDVAALNRRIQLVEEELDRAQERLATALQKLEEAEKAADESERGMKVIENRAMKDEEKMEIQEMQLKEAKHIAEEADRKYEEVARKLVILEGDLERAEERAEVSESKASDLEEELKNVTNNLKSLEAQAEKYSEKEDKYEEEIKVLTDKLKEAETRAEFAERTVTKLEKTIDDLEDELYAQKLKYKAISEELDHALNDMTSL
- the tpm4a gene encoding tropomyosin alpha-1 chain isoform X1, whose translation is MEAIKKKMQMLKLDKENAIDRAEQAETDKKAAEDKCKQLEDELLDLQKKLKQTEDELDKFSEGLKDAQEKLELSEKKAADAEGDVAALNRRIQLVEEELDRAQERLATALQKLEEAEKAADESERGMKVIENRAMKDEEKMEIQEMQLKEAKHIAEEADRKYEEVARKLVILEGDLERAEERAEVSESKASDLEEELKNVTNNLKSLEAQAEKYSEKEDKYEEEIKVLTDKLKEAETRAEFAERTVTKLEKTIDDLEEKLSRAKEENVGMHQVLDQTLQELNSL